A window from Onychostoma macrolepis isolate SWU-2019 chromosome 07, ASM1243209v1, whole genome shotgun sequence encodes these proteins:
- the LOC131544169 gene encoding uncharacterized protein LOC131544169 isoform X1: MINHFFILFLYLSKCSSENTDVVAQNHLKIVQAGDSVNFTCILQQDIRTTVVWVKQKAGEKPLQIASSYQALAVEFENGFDKHNRFFVAKDDSSFNLSITNAKESDTATYYCVRFIYQFSFEEATDLIVKGRELNMQSDHERAVTDPVHPEDSAVALQCTVLTQSCAGEHNVYWFRRESGESPPGIIFTQERRNAQCERSSDVNSTAHKCMYNLPKRNLSLSDAGIYYCAVAACGEILFGDARKPDMPGFQTPWSIIALVLGTLNCLSAIVIIFLCTQLYKQRRKDGTQNIQTGHLMDEDRDALNYAALSFQQRSCTPRRPREKHTR, encoded by the exons ATGATCAATCATTTTTTCATCCTTTTCCTTTACCTTTCAAAAT GCAGCTCAGAAAATACAGATGTCGTGGCTCAGAATCATCTGAAGATTGTTCAAGCTGGAGACAGCGTTAACTTCACCTGCATTTTGCAACAAGATATAAGAACCACTGTTGTTTGGGTCAAACAAAAAGCTGGAGAGAAACCCCTTCAAATCGCTTCATCATATCAAGCTTTAGCTGTTGAGTTTGAAAATGGCTTTGACAAACATAATCGCTTTTTTGTAGCAAAAGATGATAGCAGTTTTAATCTGAGCATCACAAATGCAAAAGAATCAGACACTGCAACATACTATTGTGTTAGATTTATATATCAGTTCAGTTTTGAGGAAGCCACTGATCTGATTGTTAAAG GCAGAGAACTGAACATGCAGTCTGACCATGAGAGAGCTGTGACAGATCCAGTGCATCCAGAAGACTCTGCAGTGGCGCTGCAGTGCACTGTCCTCACTCAGAGCTGTGCAGGAGAACACAACGTCTACTGGTTCAGACGTGAATCTGGAGAATCTCCTCCAGGAATTATATTCACTCAGGAGCGCAGGAACGCTCAATGTGAGAGGAGCTCTGATGTGAACTCTACTGCACACAAATGTATGTACAACCTGCCCAAGAGGAACCTCAGTCTCTCTGATGCTGGGATTTACTACTGCGCTGTGGCCGCATGTGGAGAGATATTATTTGGAGATGCAAGAAAACCTGACATGCCAG gTTTTCAGACACCTTGGAGTATAATTGCCCTGGTTTTGGGAACTTTAAACTGTTTATCAGCGATTGTGATTATATTTCTGTGCACGCAGTTGTACAAGCAGCGACGAAAAG ATGGGACTCAGAATATTCAGACTGGTCACTTAATG GATGAAGACAGAGATGCTTTGAATTATGCTGCTTTGAGCTTTCAGCAAAGGTCCTGCACCCCTAGAAGACCCAGAGAAAAACATACAAGATAA
- the LOC131544169 gene encoding uncharacterized protein LOC131544169 isoform X2, with the protein MINHFFILFLYLSKCSSENTDVVAQNHLKIVQAGDSVNFTCILQQDIRTTVVWVKQKAGEKPLQIASSYQALAVEFENGFDKHNRFFVAKDDSSFNLSITNAKESDTATYYCVRFIYQFSFEEATDLIVKGRELNMQSDHERAVTDPVHPEDSAVALQCTVLTQSCAGEHNVYWFRRESGESPPGIIFTQERRNAQCERSSDVNSTAHKCMYNLPKRNLSLSDAGIYYCAVAACGEILFGDARKPDMPGFQTPWSIIALVLGTLNCLSAIVIIFLCTQLYKQRRKDGTQNIQTGHLMMI; encoded by the exons ATGATCAATCATTTTTTCATCCTTTTCCTTTACCTTTCAAAAT GCAGCTCAGAAAATACAGATGTCGTGGCTCAGAATCATCTGAAGATTGTTCAAGCTGGAGACAGCGTTAACTTCACCTGCATTTTGCAACAAGATATAAGAACCACTGTTGTTTGGGTCAAACAAAAAGCTGGAGAGAAACCCCTTCAAATCGCTTCATCATATCAAGCTTTAGCTGTTGAGTTTGAAAATGGCTTTGACAAACATAATCGCTTTTTTGTAGCAAAAGATGATAGCAGTTTTAATCTGAGCATCACAAATGCAAAAGAATCAGACACTGCAACATACTATTGTGTTAGATTTATATATCAGTTCAGTTTTGAGGAAGCCACTGATCTGATTGTTAAAG GCAGAGAACTGAACATGCAGTCTGACCATGAGAGAGCTGTGACAGATCCAGTGCATCCAGAAGACTCTGCAGTGGCGCTGCAGTGCACTGTCCTCACTCAGAGCTGTGCAGGAGAACACAACGTCTACTGGTTCAGACGTGAATCTGGAGAATCTCCTCCAGGAATTATATTCACTCAGGAGCGCAGGAACGCTCAATGTGAGAGGAGCTCTGATGTGAACTCTACTGCACACAAATGTATGTACAACCTGCCCAAGAGGAACCTCAGTCTCTCTGATGCTGGGATTTACTACTGCGCTGTGGCCGCATGTGGAGAGATATTATTTGGAGATGCAAGAAAACCTGACATGCCAG gTTTTCAGACACCTTGGAGTATAATTGCCCTGGTTTTGGGAACTTTAAACTGTTTATCAGCGATTGTGATTATATTTCTGTGCACGCAGTTGTACAAGCAGCGACGAAAAG ATGGGACTCAGAATATTCAGACTGGTCACTTAATG